A region from the Triticum aestivum cultivar Chinese Spring chromosome 3D, IWGSC CS RefSeq v2.1, whole genome shotgun sequence genome encodes:
- the LOC123074290 gene encoding GDSL esterase/lipase At1g28600 — MAASPWISSVSSFGAEAVLKEGARYVVVPGQLPTGCIPIVLTLYASPNKRHYDRRTGCLRKYNALARYHNGVLFEALYRLRIKYPAAKIVYADYYAPLIDFLKKPKKFGFSASSKLRVCCGAGGPYNYNMTAACGFPGATACANPAAHVNWDGIHLTEPAYERIAAGWLWGPYGHPPILKAMRQ, encoded by the exons ATGGCCGCATCACCATGGATTTCATCGGTATCGTCCTTTGGCGCCGAG GCGGTGCTCAAGGAGGGAGCGAGGTACGTGGTGGTGCCGGGGCAGCTGCCGACGGGGTGCATTCCCATCGTCCTGACGCTGTACGCGAGCCCCAACAAGCGGCACTACGACCGCCGGACCGGGTGCCTCAGAAAATACAACGCGCTCGCGCGCTACCACAACGGAGTGCTGTTCGAGGCCCTGTATCGGCTCCGGATCAAGTACCCCGCGGCGAAGATCGTCTACGCCGACTACTACGCGCCGCTCATCGACTTCCTCAAGAAACCAAAGAAGTTCG GGTTCAGTGCTTCGTCGAAGCTCCGGGTTTGCTGTGGCGCCGGCGGGCCGTACAACTACAACATGACGGCGGCGTGCGGGTTTCCCGGCGCGACCGCGTGCGCTAACCCCGCCGCGCACGTCAACTGGGACGGCATCCACCTGACGGAGCCGGCGTACGAGCGCATCGCCGCCGGTTGGCTCTGGGGCCCGTACGGGCACCCGCCTATTCTCAAGGCCATGCGTCAGTAA